The segment CCCCCTGTGCCCCCCTCACTAACATTCTTTTCATCTCATCTCCCACAATCAGAGGGTAATGACATAATCACTCCTAAGACGCAGTGTTATGTCAGATAGCGTCTATGCCAAACATTGTCACCTCTGATGAGAATCTGAGCCTTAAGCTTTTAACATCTAAGGTGGGGAAGCACTCGTGTTCAAGATTGGAAAATGCCTTTGCTGGTGCCACTCTACCCAGGATCCAGTTAAAGAAAAAGCGTACCACACACCACGCAAGTAATGGCAAATTTGCTTTTCTTGGGTAGTTTGTAAGTTTATCCCATTACACATAGGTAGCTTTTAAATCCtggagaaaacaacacattcattTGAGCTGTCTTGgcactgtatttgtatttttaaacaaGCCAGAATTTTATActccacatttacatttttttccttgtgccCAGTGGAAACAGTGGAAAGTGCTTCTTATGATGGCATTCATTTTCTATCTGACCAATCCCGTGTGTGGGCTGTTGGCAGGGCGCTGTAGTCGACTGCATTCCACAAGAGATTTTCCATTTGAAATTGATCACAATAGCGAGGTGTGGAGTTGAGCCGTGAGTGGAATATTTATTAGATGATAGCAGAACTGAATTCCTAAACAACTGTGAACTTTGTGCAGTGTGACAAAGCATGCTGACTAATTAATCCTTTTGGAGCACTGTGTTAAAGGTAATACCATGATAAACACTGCAGGGGTGTCATGTGTAAGCCTTATTACTCTCCACTCTAAAGATGAGAGGAATCTGTCATTGTTGAGAGCAGTGAAGGATCTGTGATGGCTGAAATTGAGGGAGTCAAGTCAAACATTACGCCTGGTGTGTTGAGTAATGGCTGGGTTTAGCCCTAGGGGAGGGTTTGTGTTTCCCCTCTCTCATCCCCAGTGATGATTAATGCAGCAGTGTGTGGGACCTTTTGGATCACCCTACGTGCTTGAGTCAGGACCACGTCCCACAGGAAACAGGGCCACTGTGGGAGCACACACCTCTCACACACTACTGATGGTGTGGCCCTGTAGCCTGTGATACTTGCCCTCTTACATGATACTGAACTCTCCTTTCATGATGTCAGAGGTTTCAAAGGGTCACGCTTATTTAACGAGGTATGATTACTTAATGAACTGCATgaaaaaacagataataaacagtGCTTTGTCATTACATCTGAAATCTGCAAGCAAAATAAACTTTCAGGACTATACTCCCCTTGCAGCCCCCTTTAAGCGCCAGAAATTCTGTTTATACACAACAGACATAGAGGGCCTGTTTTATttggatttcatttcatttctaatAGCTTCAGATTGATGCCAGATTTATAGAAATCCCTTAATCTTGCCTGATTCTTATCATGTGCTGGTCATGTTGCTTTGATTCACATTGGAGTCGTGAAACCATAATTTCACCATTATTGCCACTCTTTTATACAGCACACAGCCCAACTGTGGATTCTAGCAAAGACAGCTACTGCTGATAACTCCAAATATGATGGTCTGTTTTTATGATGGtctgtgttatttcatttttttaaattgcactgAAGGACACTTGTTTCAGGGTCCTCGTGAGAGCCATATCCATATACAATGACATTTCTctcaaaacaaatcacaataaTACAGTATTTGGGGAGATtgcagtttctgctgcagtGGTCAGATTAATGATAAATAAGTCGCCATAATCATAGTAATGATGTTTGGTATTTACTACGTATCCTATAAGAATCTGTATGATGCATTATACCTTTTTGGTAAATGAAAGATGAAACTGCTGCTTTGCCATTTCTATAATTACCCTGTAACCCTTTTAGTGTTGCCTTTCAAATTTCTTATTTGAAATTTAAGTATTTGTAATATAACCCCACAGGACAGAGGAACAAAGTAACACCATAATAAAAATACTGAAAGGGAAGTAAAATGAACCATCTATGTACTTATGTGGCGTAGACGAGAACCACAAATGAATCACATAAAAAGTAGTGGAGCCCAGAGTAAAACCATGGGGCATACCTGTACCTGATATGGAACTGGATCCACCGCACTTTTCAACAGCTCATTTTACCTACCACAGGGAAAATGAGCACTCACTCCATTTTCAAAGCTATAATTTGTACACAAAACAGATGTGACACAGCAATCAAAGTTTCTTTCAgcttattgacttttttttttatatatatatatcgggAGGAAGCCAGGATTGTCTCTGGTAATTTCTTAAACATAAGCACAAATTTAatcactttctctcacacatgcactttgatgagtgcacagacaacaatgaaatgattgaaaacaaaacataaaacatgccGTCACTGTACTTTAAAGAAGATAatcaaatttattattattcaataaCTAACTTCATACTGGAGCACAACAACCCCCCATGATGCTCCTCTGAAAATAGTTTCAACTCTCTGTCAACATATGTTAAACTAATAGCAGCATACACATAGTGTGAAAGAGTAATTATGTTTTGCACATGGTGCTTGCCAATTGAGTAATAACACAGTGAGAAGAGAACAGAGTCAACATTGCATGCCTAACTGTATTTAGCTCTTCGGCGATAAATCCTCAAGGCAATCTGTGTCTGTGAAGTGCAGCGGTGGGGAACACGGGGGTGGGTGTATGACGACCGGGACGCACGCAGGCTACCAGGATCCCCTCGTCTTCCACAGCCTAGGGATCCCTCCCTCCCAGGATGGGACAGGCCCAGGGTTAGCCCCATCCGCCCATGCATGGATGACTGCACAGGGAGTAGTACAGGGATGTAAAAACAAGGGATTATGGAGGGCTCTCCATCATCCTGTCCAGCATTAAACCTGCTTGTGCGCAATATTTTGTTACCTGCAACTGAAGTTTCACGTGGCGTTAAGTTGTTCATtgtacagtttgtttgtgtggaaaGACAGAATAACCTGGTGGGTAACCAGGTTATAAAAATAAGATGGTTCAGCTCCTACATCTGAAAAATTCAGGAGCTGCCTACAATGGAGTAGAGTTTCAGTATCAGTTGCAGCCCCAGAGACAAGTTTTaacagttgtgtttgtgtttttggtggcATGCTGCCCCGGGgaaatattttcccattttattGCCTCAAATAAATTCAACTTAATTTTCCCAAACTGCATAACAAACATACTTAAAGCAATGCATGTAAAGGCTTTATTCATGCAGACCCAAGCTGCTGTTTTGATTCACTAATTGACTCAAATGTTATACATCATTCAAGCGCTGTATTTCATGCAGTaatgatacaaaaatacaatcatTTCTGCACTCTGTTCACTTTAATCTTGTGCCATGGTGCGAAGGCAAGTTTCATCTCATTCTTAAGACTCGGCGCTGGATAACATACCAGCCTGTGTTGTGATTTAGAGCCCTGccactgaggaaaaacacagtctATAGTGTCAAGAGGACTTAAAGTTTCCCACCTTTAGAAAACCTGACACATTCTCCCAGTCAGTGCTGGAATGGCGTGCGCTCACACCTGCTGACAGACGAGGCCATTTTGAGGCGCTCACACATCAGCAGCGATCAAAGCCAGAGAGCTGGTGTTCCTCATCAGCTCTCAGATTGATACCTGGACCGGCTCCCTCCCCACTTTGTTCATGAGCTGTACGTGCTGATACAGAGCTGTGTGAGGGAATCTATGGTTTACTTTGTGCCACAGTCAATACCACTGAGTGAGGGATTGAACTCTCCTGACAGGCTTTCCTGTGTCATCATGCAATATGGTttttatgtctgcatgtgtggaCTCCTAACACACGTCTttgatgttttctgtgcagAGGTAGAAACTCACCTGGATACAATGAATCACAATTCCTTGGCAAGCTGTGTGAGCCACCAGTTATGTAGTGCATGTTATGCTTTGGCAGCACAGAATGCCTAAACATACGTGGTGTAGGGCAAAACCCATATAAAGGAAAGACTTGAACATTCTTTAAGCTGatgattaaattatttatatagagatttgctgttattttgcagCTTAGAAATGAAGGTAATAATTACCTTGGTCATAGCCTTACTTCCTAGAGCACAGAAAATCCTTGAGGGCATGGTTTTAATGGTTTAATTACAATGGCGTGTGTTAAAGAGGATAACAAGCCCAGAGTATGTGGCTGATTTCCTGGCAATGATATgctgtcttttttattattatgtaggGAATAGCTAAGATGTATAATTATAAGTCACATGTGTGGGCCAACTTGCGCTGCCTaatatctttgaaaaaaaaaaaaaaaaaaaaaaaagcagacaatcATCTGTGACATGAACACAGAGAAGAAATGTGAAGCTCTGACTTTCTTGGGATTAGCGGCCACAGCACTGAAGCCTTTGTTTCTCACTGGCTGTCAGTGAGGGGCGGGTAGATCTTTTGGAACATACAGAGCTGTCTAAGAGTCTTTTGTGGTGATGATTCACGCCATTATTTGACAGACACTTTCACAATTAATCCCAGTGGAAATATACTAAAATTGCCAGAGGCATGGAATACTTGTGAGCCCCCCCCCACGCCTCCCGCAGTCCCCAGTCATCATGTTAATATTTGCTAAAGCATCCAGAACAGGTATGCTAATGAATAACACTGTCAGGCACAAGTTTATAAGGCAAAGGGAAAAGCATTTCATCCAATAGCCTCCCAGTTTTATGGAAACGGTGCTGAGTACTGTAAAAGTATCCTTGTCTTGACAAAATCAGTCTCGCTTTCATCTGTTTCCAAGCctcaaaatcacaacaaaaacacagaaggaTCCAACATGCAGCAGGCTCTGCGCCTGTTaagttgtttattttgtctgctgtcagagaaaagagagagaaagtcagagagagcgagggagagactGTGCGGCAAACCCAAAatatgaaaccttttttttttaattccggTATattgaaaagacaaacaagGAGTTACTTTGTTGCGGTGGAACAAGAGGCGAGTCTTTAACAGTGAAGAAAGGGGCATGTTGGTTTTGCAGATAAGTGATCCGTGTCCTGCTGCCAAACCTAAACAAATTCCATTTCAGACAGCTCACCTCCATGGCTCGTCTTTATCTCCTCTTCTATCTCAACCACAGTCACTTGACATTTGGGGAAGGGCGAGGGTAAgattcaaggtttttttttcttttttcagtaattGGAATTTGTACAACTTCACGTTTTaccataaaaaaagaaaaccggTTGCAGTGTTATGCATATGCAGGTTTGTTCCAGAGGTCTTCTTGGAGTGTGTAAGAGCATGATTAGTTATCTCCCCAATGCATCCCACCATCCTATACAGTAATTCATAACAGCCAAGTTCTTTCAGATAAGCAGAACAAGCATGCACAAGGTTAGGAAATACACAAACAACCCTAAATCATTACACTCCTTTTTGGCTTTTATGgtatacaaatacacatttgttatctcatttattaatatttcagtCATTACATTACTCACAGACTGCAGtgttcacttaaaaaaatgatgttatttctctgggtATGGGAGAAAGTGTTGGCCATTTTGACATGTTGTTGTAGACTAATTGAGGTCTGCAGTCCACAGAATCTACATCACACGCACATGGACAGACTCATTTTTCACCAGGCTGCTCATGGAAATTTTcatgtgttgaaaaaaaaatcacttgagaAGGTTTGTTTATATTCGCCCAAGCTTATTGGGCAAATAAGAACTGACGTGGCACCTGAGTGAATTATCTGGAATGAAAAAATAAGCATAAAGTGAACCTTTTTTTGAGTGGAATGGTGACTGAACATAGTTGGCAATTTGGCTTTAGCCTTATTCCTCTTCAAGGAATTGCAGTACACTGGGcagggaagaaagacagaaagaaagaaagacgtTTCCCTGTGTGACCTTCCTTGATGTCTGGCACCATTTAATAGTATCTTAGGGCAAGATTTTCCAAAGATGGTTTATAAAAAGAAATTATGACTCACTGGATTTAGTTACGTAGGTACAATAGTTTGCATTATGCCCCATCGGGTAAAATGATTTCAAACTAAAATATCTCATGAATCTTGCAATTAGAAcggttttgattgttttttttctgtgtcatctTCTCTGCCGTAGATTTCTGACAACCAGAGAGTGGACCCACTGGGATCATGGATGGACTTTGTCAAACGACCTGTTGGCAACTTCCCTGCAAAGTGTCGCAAACGGAAACGACCCCTGGTGAGAACAACAGATGGACTTTTTTGTCATGTCTTTGCTTGCTACAAACCATCATCACAGTGCATTAACATTTTGGATCCAATGTCCACTTTTCCTCCATTAGCCGGGCCCACCTGGTCCCCCAGGTCCTCCAGGTCCACAGGGACCTCCAGGCTCTCCTGGGGCAGAAGTCACCCAGGAAGTTCTTCTCCAGGAGTtcaaagaaatgataaaaggtacCTGAACAGGTTGATTTCCAGTCCTGGAACAGACATGTCACTTCCTATCGAGGTTACCCAGGaatgtttttattagtttcacaGAGATAACCTTGCATAGACCTTTCAAACTCTGTTTAAAGCATCAGGTGAAGAACACGCCCATTTTTCCAATCGCACCATCACAAAAACATAGTTTGAAAACTGACTTCAAGGTTAGCTCCAGCAGATGTGGTAGGGCCTGCATTGTGATAACAAGAATATATTTCCATCAGAGGCTACAGAGAGGAGAGCAACAGCACTGGACAGACAAACCAGCCCTAGCCAGCTACCCATGGCTCTCCTCACCCTGGAGGGGATGACCTCCTACAGGCGAATAGAGGAGGCTTTCCACTGCAAGCTGAAGGGACCTGTGGTGGTCGACAAGAAGACTTTGGTGGAGCTCCAGAACTTTCAGACAGTATGTTTGTTTGAAACCACGGAAATGTTTATGAACTGGTTCAGCATGACTTGTAGTGCATGGCTGTGAAGCTTTGGCTAATCCTCCCTACAAGGTTACCTGCTTTGTTTCTGAcccatttgctttttttctgctttttttggaAAGAACAACAGTTTAGTAATCATTGCTTAGTTTGCATGGGGGGAATTATGAGAGGATCATCCCGTCAATGGTAACTGGCACTGGCAAAGCAGTGCCACTGTGAGGCTTAGACTGGCTctttggtcaaaaatatctACTTTTTCAATTCTCCACATCACTCTCTGGGCGGCATACAAAAGGCACTCTGTCTGTGACTTGGAATAAAGTGTGGAGAGGACAGAAATAGACACTGTTTGAAACAGCATGCTGTAGTGGAAGAACTATGCCCCGTTGGGACGCACTGAcaaggcaggaggagggaggcttaGGCTTAGCCTTCCTTAGCTAATACAGCACTACGTTATTGCAGAGCTGTTACTATGGCTTTTGAACTGCATAGTAAAAATGTTTCTTCCAGAGCGTCAGAAGTAAAGAGCGAGACAAATGAGGGAAGACACAAAAGATGAAGAGGGTTACAGCAGGCTTTGAATCCAGGCCTTTGTGCCATCCACCCTGATGAAATATCCTCGAGAAAGACAACAAGGAGAATTTCCCTTCAGGGATCAATACAGATCCACAAAAAGATCTAAAAATCCCATTTCTATGACTTTTCTGTACTTTCAGCCTCCAGCTAAAGGAGCCTTCCTCAGAGGGTCGGGAATGGACCAATCCACTGGGAGATTCACAGCGCCCATCACAGGGATCTACCAGTTCTCTGCCAATGTCCACAT is part of the Myripristis murdjan chromosome 7, fMyrMur1.1, whole genome shotgun sequence genome and harbors:
- the c1qtnf12 gene encoding adipolin isoform X2, which codes for MWCGAGPLAVVAAVFWTQCVLLEGVDAKKERKRQKEATPQHTETYNVTLSNSEEISDNQRVDPLGSWMDFVKRPVGNFPAKCRKRKRPLPGPPGPPGPPGPQGPPGSPGAEVTQEVLLQEFKEMIKEATERRATALDRQTSPSQLPMALLTLEGMTSYRRIEEAFHCKLKGPVVVDKKTLVELQNFQTPPAKGAFLRGSGMDQSTGRFTAPITGIYQFSANVHIDHNDVKRSKSQLKARDNVRVLICIESLCHRYTSLEMIVGLESNSKIFTVSVQGLLELQAGQYTSIFVDNAAGASITIQNGSDFMGMLLGV
- the c1qtnf12 gene encoding adipolin isoform X1, with protein sequence MWCGAGPLAVVAAVFWTQCVLLEGVDAKKERKRQKEATPQHTETYNVTLSNSEEVGGSFKISDNQRVDPLGSWMDFVKRPVGNFPAKCRKRKRPLPGPPGPPGPPGPQGPPGSPGAEVTQEVLLQEFKEMIKEATERRATALDRQTSPSQLPMALLTLEGMTSYRRIEEAFHCKLKGPVVVDKKTLVELQNFQTPPAKGAFLRGSGMDQSTGRFTAPITGIYQFSANVHIDHNDVKRSKSQLKARDNVRVLICIESLCHRYTSLEMIVGLESNSKIFTVSVQGLLELQAGQYTSIFVDNAAGASITIQNGSDFMGMLLGV